One window of the Benincasa hispida cultivar B227 chromosome 3, ASM972705v1, whole genome shotgun sequence genome contains the following:
- the LOC120072736 gene encoding vegetative cell wall protein gp1-like, with protein sequence MGFSGVRYVVIFALLTRLCMAQAPAPAPGSSQPLPPLPTTPAPSPVVFPPSPTPTPNRAPSLSPAPASPSPAPEAPSPAPAVPAPAPATTAPTPAPSSSLTPSGGPVVPPIASPPSPTGIEVPSSAPQAPAADNPAGAASHIGGAAFGIAVAGTLFAVILA encoded by the coding sequence ATGGGATTCTCGGGGGTTCGATATGTTGTGATTTTTGCTTTACTGACGAGGTTGTGTATGGCTCAGGCGCCGGCGCCGGCACCGGGTTCTTCACAGCCTCTACCTCCGCTACCAACTACGCCGGCCCCTTCTCCGGTCGTTTTCCCTCCATCTCCGACTCCGACGCCAAACAGAGCACCATCGCTTTCACCAGCTCCGGCGTCGCCCTCACCCGCTCCGGAAGCTCCGTCACCAGCGCCAGCGGTACCAGCTCCAGCTCCGGCGACTACTGCTCCGACCCCAGCTCCAAGCTCCAGTCTTACTCCTTCCGGTGGTCCTGTAGTTCCACCCATTGCTTCTCCTCCTTCACCCACCGGAATCGAGGTGCCTTCAAGTGCACCCCAAGCACCGGCGGCCGACAACCCAGCTGGAGCGGCGTCGCACATCGGTGGAGCGGCTTTCGGGATCGCTGTTGCTGGAACTCTGTTCGCAGTGATTTTAGCGTAG